In the genome of Montipora foliosa isolate CH-2021 chromosome 3, ASM3666993v2, whole genome shotgun sequence, one region contains:
- the LOC137995863 gene encoding craniofacial development protein 2-like gives MTPLSLERSVPDIWLPLQAGEMKHKHPMQGGVGLLLAGQKARKALLKAKRISKRIMTAEFNGNPQTTVIVVYAPTNCADEVEVEGFYNDTSNTLQDVPAHNFLACIGDFNARLGPDVVPFTYHVVTNRNGKYLVESVLSEHSLIVANIWFQKRPGKLWTFTSRIGSLRQLDYILVRRKWRNSVQDVEAYNTFSTMGSDHRVVCAKIKFSLRVSKVAKMKYECMEEVFH, from the coding sequence ATGACCCCATTGAGTTTAGAAAGGTCTGTTCCAGATATTTGGTTACCTCTTCAGGCTGGAGAAATGAAGCACAAGCATCCCATGCAAGGTGGAGTTGGACTTCTGCTAGCGGGTCAGAAAGCAAGAAAAGCTCTACTGAAAGCCAAGCGAATCAGCAAAAGAATCATGACGGCTGAATTTAATGGCAATCCTCAGACTACTGTGATTGTTGTTTACGCACCTACCAACTGTGCGGATGAAGTTGAAGTCGAGGGATTTTATAACGACACGAGTAATACCCTGCAGGATGTCCCAGCGCACAATTTTCTTGCTTGTATTGGAGATTTCAATGCAAGATTAGGGCCGGATGTAGTTCCATTCACATATCATGTTGTAACTAACAGAAATGGAAAGTACCTCGTAGAATCAGTATTATCAGAGCACAGCCTGATAGTAGCTAACATTTGGTTTCAGAAACGACCAGGAAAACTGTGGACCTTCACAAGTAGGATAGGCTCGCTGCGGCAACTCGATTACATATTAGTGCGCCGAAAGTGGAGGAACAGCGTCCAGGATGTTGAAGCTTACAACACATTCAGCACAATGGGATCTGACCATCGGGTAGTCTGTGCTAAAATCAAGTTTAGTCTTAGAGTATCTAAGGTAGCCAAGATGAAATATGAATGCATGGAAGAAGTTTTCCACTGA
- the LOC137997427 gene encoding zinc finger protein 431-like, translating to MHITPSTIKSCTSKSSSGKDGYVLVTRLPKLTAMTSTADHSSDSEGQVMAEAKPKEKSFQCTHCDKSFRQGGQLRRHIRTHTGEKPFCCRTCHKCFVDTGDLKRHEQTHSKEKPFQCDICDKFFAQKRHLRMHKKFHSGVKPFDCKVCGKAFTLPGDLRSHERIHTGEKPYTCTECGKSCTTVGALISHQRMHSGERPYTCKECGKGFSERGTLKKHERIHSGEKPYTCKDCGKSYSQASTLKRHKRIHSGERPYKCKHCDRCFNVAGALKSHERLHTGVRPYACKECDECFIDATNLRRHEKIHSGERPHCHMCNKFFFNAGTLRRHQKTHTGERPYTCEKCGKSFARKQTLKKHELKQICELPPREEDVELYTYGLDEVSHNVEVETVLIA from the coding sequence CAATGACATCAACTGCAGATCACAGCAGTGATAGTGAGGGTCAGGTCATGGCTGAAGCTAAACCCAAAGAGAAGTCATTTCAGTGCACTCACTGTGACAAGTCTTTTAGACAGGGGGGACAGCTAAGGAGACACATCAGAACACACACCGGAGAGAAGCCATTCTGTTGCAGAACCTGTCACAAATGTTTTGTTGACACTGGAGATTTAAAGCGACATGAACAGACTCACAGCAAagagaagccatttcagtgtgATATTTGTGACAAATTTTTTGCCCAAAAGAGGCATCTCAGAATGCACAAAAAATTTCACAGTGGCGTGAAACCTTTTGATTGTAAAGTGTGTGGGAAGGCGTTTACTCTCCCAGGAGACTTGAGAAGCCATGAAAGGATACacactggagagaaaccttacaCATGCACAGAGTGTGGTAAATCATGTACTACAGTGGGTGCTTTGATAAGTCATCAAAGAATGCACAGTGGAGAGAGGCCGTATACTTGCAAAGAATGTGGTAAAGGTTTTTCTGAAAGGGGAACTTTGAAAAAACATGAACGAATACACAGTGGGGAGAAGCCTTACACATGCAAAGATTGTGGCAAATCTTATAGTCAAGCGAGCACTTTAAAGAGACACAAGAGAATACACAGTGGAGAAAGACCATACAAGTGCAAGCATTGTGACAGATGTTTTAATGTTGCAGGAGCATTGAAGAGTCATGAAAGATTGCACACTGGAGTCAGACCTTACGCTTGCAAAGAGTGTGATGAATGTTTCATTGATGCCACAAATTTAAGGAGGCATGAGAAAATACACAGTGGGGAGAGGCCTCATTGTCATATGTGTAACAAATTCTTTTTCAATGCTGGAACTTTGAGAAGGCATCAAAAAACGCATACTGGAGAGAGGCCTTATACATGTGAGAAATGCGGTAAGAGTTTTGCCCGCAAACAAACCCTCAAGAAGCAtgaattaaaacaaatttgTGAGTTGCCGCCAAGAGAGGAGGATGTGGAATTGTATACATATGGTCTTGATGAAGTATCCCACAATGTTGAAGTTGAAACAGTCTTGATCGCGTGA